A genomic region of Desulfosarcina ovata subsp. ovata contains the following coding sequences:
- a CDS encoding universal stress protein, whose translation MNVKKILWPTDFSKISEIALPHVKSMTQKYDAEIHILYVIEDVAHHDGWYGAFEEKRVHELMEHANKTASKRLGQICEKYLEGCPLYIKHVAIGDPANEILKLMAKEKMDLVIMASHGEKGHFRFGSVAEKVLKNSTVPVTIIPTGPNEQEG comes from the coding sequence ATGAATGTAAAAAAGATTTTATGGCCGACGGATTTTTCAAAAATATCTGAAATCGCCTTGCCTCACGTTAAATCGATGACTCAAAAATATGACGCGGAAATCCATATTCTTTATGTAATTGAGGATGTCGCCCATCATGACGGATGGTATGGTGCTTTTGAAGAAAAACGGGTACACGAACTGATGGAACATGCCAACAAAACGGCATCCAAACGGTTGGGTCAAATATGTGAAAAATATCTCGAGGGCTGTCCACTCTATATTAAACACGTGGCAATTGGTGATCCTGCAAATGAAATCCTGAAGCTTATGGCCAAGGAAAAAATGGATTTGGTGATTATGGCGAGTCACGGCGAGAAAGGTCACTTTCGGTTTGGTAGTGTAGCCGAAAAGGTTCTGAAGAATTCTACGGTTCCAGTGACCATAATTCCGACTGGGCCCAACGAGCAAGAAGGCTAA